The proteins below are encoded in one region of Actinomycetes bacterium:
- a CDS encoding xanthine dehydrogenase family protein subunit M has product MLPPRFDYLAPRSLDEALEFLDGQGDDAKVLAGGQSLIPVLKLRFAAPAWLVDINRLPGLDGISEQDGHLRMGALVRHRDAERSQVLRERYPTMAEAAPQVSDPLVRNLGTVCGSLAHADPSGDWGAVMLAMDADLVARSKSGTRTIAARDFFDGPFTTALRPDELLVEVRVPDRPRTGGAYLKLERKVGDFATAAVAVRVTMSDGRIGEAGIGLTAVGPNNLKATEAEAVLAGADPSDEAFREAAELAARAASPSADMRGSVEYKRNVVRVFTERGLRRSVAMAIAGGGA; this is encoded by the coding sequence ATGCTCCCTCCGCGGTTCGACTATCTCGCGCCTCGCAGCCTCGACGAGGCCCTCGAGTTCCTCGACGGGCAGGGCGACGACGCCAAGGTGCTCGCCGGAGGCCAGAGCCTGATCCCGGTGCTCAAGCTCCGCTTCGCCGCCCCCGCATGGCTGGTGGACATCAACCGGCTCCCGGGCCTGGACGGGATCTCGGAGCAGGACGGCCACCTGCGGATGGGCGCGCTGGTCCGCCATCGCGACGCCGAGCGCTCGCAGGTCCTGCGCGAACGCTACCCGACCATGGCCGAGGCGGCCCCGCAGGTCTCCGACCCGCTGGTCCGCAACCTGGGGACGGTGTGCGGCTCCCTGGCCCACGCCGACCCGTCGGGCGACTGGGGCGCGGTCATGCTCGCCATGGACGCCGACCTGGTCGCCAGGTCGAAGTCGGGGACCCGCACGATCGCGGCCCGCGACTTCTTCGACGGGCCGTTCACGACCGCCCTGCGCCCGGACGAGCTGCTCGTGGAGGTGCGGGTCCCGGACCGGCCCCGCACCGGCGGGGCCTACCTGAAGCTGGAACGCAAGGTCGGCGACTTCGCCACCGCGGCGGTCGCCGTCCGGGTCACCATGTCGGACGGGCGGATCGGCGAGGCGGGCATCGGCCTGACCGCGGTCGGCCCGAACAACCTCAAGGCGACCGAGGCGGAGGCGGTGCTGGCCGGCGCCGACCCGTCCGACGAGGCGTTCCGGGAGGCGGCCGAGCTGGCCGCCCGGGCCGCCTCGCCCAGCGCCGACATGCGCGGGTCGGTCGAGTACAAGCGCAACGTCGTCCGCGTGTTCACCGAGCGCGGCCTGCGACGGTCCGTGGCGATGGCGATCGCCGGTGGAGGTGCGTAG
- a CDS encoding (2Fe-2S)-binding protein yields the protein MQVTVNVNGISQKVDVEPRLLLVHLLRERLGLTGTHVGCDTTSCGACTVLVDGVPIKSCTYLAVQADGRSVRTVEGLAEGGKPSPLQDAFKEQHGLQCGFCTPGMMLAAEALLADNPDPSEEEVRWALSGNLCRCTGYMNIVKAVQAAGAAMRSAEAGAPVLAGGGQ from the coding sequence ATGCAGGTCACCGTCAACGTGAACGGCATCAGCCAGAAGGTCGACGTGGAGCCGCGGCTGCTGCTGGTCCACCTCCTCCGCGAGCGCCTCGGGCTCACCGGCACCCACGTCGGGTGCGACACCACCTCCTGCGGCGCGTGCACGGTCCTGGTCGACGGGGTGCCGATCAAGTCCTGCACCTACCTGGCCGTCCAGGCCGACGGGCGGAGCGTGCGGACGGTCGAAGGGCTGGCCGAGGGCGGCAAGCCGAGCCCCCTGCAGGACGCGTTCAAGGAGCAGCACGGGCTGCAGTGCGGCTTCTGCACGCCCGGCATGATGCTGGCCGCCGAGGCGCTGCTGGCCGACAACCCCGACCCCAGCGAGGAAGAGGTGCGCTGGGCGCTGTCCGGCAACCTCTGCCGCTGCACCGGCTACATGAACATCGTCAAGGCGGTGCAGGCGGCCGGCGCCGCCATGCGCTCGGCAGAGGCCGGCGCCCCCGTCCTGGCCGGAGGTGGGCAATGA
- a CDS encoding nucleotidyltransferase family protein produces the protein MKGGGRPRVLGLVLAAGRSARMGRPKQLAELGGRPLLEHALAAMSAAPVDDVTVALGAHAGGVLATVDLHRARPLEVECWAEGMGRVLARAVATAWSPEAREAGDGYGAVVVALGDQPLVTAGVVARLVDAWAHGAGPVVTATYGGRPGHPKLFDRAVLPHLRELAGDAGARELLARHPEWVAGVEVATLGSDLDVDDEHGLARAAALLAGREPVPPSPTPAGRGAQQ, from the coding sequence GTGAAGGGCGGCGGCCGTCCTCGTGTCCTGGGCCTGGTGCTCGCGGCGGGGCGGTCGGCCCGGATGGGCCGGCCCAAGCAGCTCGCCGAGCTGGGCGGGCGCCCGCTGCTCGAGCACGCCCTGGCGGCCATGTCGGCCGCACCCGTGGACGACGTGACCGTCGCCCTGGGCGCGCACGCCGGCGGGGTGCTGGCCACCGTCGACCTGCACCGGGCCAGGCCGCTCGAGGTGGAGTGCTGGGCCGAGGGCATGGGCCGCGTCCTGGCCCGGGCCGTGGCCACGGCGTGGTCGCCTGAAGCGCGCGAGGCCGGCGACGGCTACGGCGCGGTCGTGGTCGCCCTGGGCGACCAGCCGCTGGTCACCGCGGGCGTGGTCGCCCGCCTGGTGGACGCCTGGGCGCACGGCGCCGGCCCGGTGGTCACCGCCACCTACGGAGGCCGGCCCGGCCACCCCAAGCTGTTCGACCGGGCCGTGCTGCCCCACCTGCGCGAGCTGGCCGGCGACGCGGGCGCACGCGAGCTGCTCGCCCGCCACCCCGAGTGGGTGGCCGGGGTCGAGGTCGCCACGCTCGGCAGCGACCTCGACGTCGACGACGAGCACGGCCTGGCCCGGGCCGCGGCGCTGCTGGCCGGCCGCGAACCGGTACCACCATCCCCCACCCCCGCAGGCAGAGGAGCACAGCAATGA
- a CDS encoding SRPBCC family protein translates to MRIEQTVEVDAPLDRVWALVNDVPRVAPCMPGAALTKVVDERTYEGTVRVKLGPISMSYKGTVVLEEVDEAAHSAQLSASGKEVRGGGTARAKVDTRLEAVSDTKTRMSVVSDVQLTGKVASFGRGAISDVSAKLFGQFADCLRETLEAETRAAATAAAGPAEPAPAAAEATPAQATPAAAQATPAAAEPGAEAAPAATAPSATVSPPAAPLSPAPTPAASRPLKVGGLIGTVVIGRLKAIWAALAGFVRRLLRRG, encoded by the coding sequence ATGAGGATCGAGCAGACGGTCGAGGTCGACGCGCCCCTCGACCGCGTGTGGGCGCTCGTCAACGACGTGCCCCGGGTCGCGCCGTGCATGCCGGGCGCCGCGCTCACCAAGGTCGTGGACGAGCGGACCTACGAGGGCACGGTCCGGGTCAAGCTCGGACCGATCTCCATGTCCTACAAGGGCACCGTGGTCCTCGAGGAGGTCGACGAGGCCGCCCACAGCGCCCAGCTCTCGGCCAGCGGCAAGGAAGTCCGGGGCGGGGGCACGGCCAGGGCCAAGGTCGACACCAGGCTGGAGGCGGTCTCCGACACCAAGACCCGCATGTCGGTGGTGAGCGACGTGCAGCTCACCGGCAAGGTGGCCTCGTTCGGCCGGGGCGCGATCTCCGACGTCTCGGCGAAGCTTTTCGGCCAGTTCGCCGACTGCCTGCGCGAGACCCTCGAGGCCGAGACCAGGGCGGCCGCCACCGCCGCAGCGGGCCCGGCCGAGCCCGCGCCGGCCGCAGCCGAGGCGACGCCGGCCCAGGCCACCCCGGCCGCGGCCCAGGCCACCCCGGCCGCGGCCGAGCCAGGCGCCGAGGCGGCGCCGGCCGCGACCGCCCCGAGCGCCACCGTCTCGCCGCCGGCGGCGCCGCTCAGTCCCGCCCCCACCCCGGCCGCCTCACGACCGCTCAAGGTGGGCGGCCTGATCGGCACGGTCGTGATTGGCCGTCTCAAGGCCATCTGGGCCGCGCTGGCCGGCTTCGTCCGGAGGCTTCTCAGGAGGGGCTAG